From a region of the Trichoderma atroviride chromosome 6, complete sequence genome:
- a CDS encoding uncharacterized protein (EggNog:ENOG41~SECRETED:SignalP(1-17)), which translates to MLLQSILLAITATFAAAQTITPAQNQLGRTCGFKIAPCPLDMKCVPDNPYCPELNKCAGHCQFKNKYDSCGGFTPRPHNCDKNHECQDDPRLPPNCGLACDVPGICVPKEVHYCGGFVGLRCPDGLFCYDQLDGCDPLHGGADCSGICL; encoded by the coding sequence ATGCTTCTCCAATCCATCCTtctcgccatcaccgccacctTTGCCGCAGCACAAACCATCACTCCAGCACAAAACCAACTCGGCCGTACCTGCGGCTTCAAAATCGCCCCCTGTCCCTTGGACATGAAATGCGTCCCCGACAACCCCTACTGTCCTGAACTCAACAAATGCGCCGGCCACTGCCAGTTCAAGAACAAATATGACTCCTGCGGGGGCTTCACGCCGCGACCACACAACTGCGACAAGAATCACGAGTGCCAGGATGATCCTCGACTGCCGCCCAACTGTGGCCTGGCATGCGATGTGCCGGGAATATGCGTCCCGAAGGAGGTGCACTACTGCGGAGGGTTTGTGGGACTCAGATGTCCCGACGGGCTGTTCTGTTATGATCAGTTGGATGGATGCGATCCCCTTCATGGAGGCGCCGATTGCAGTGGTATATGCTTGTAA
- a CDS encoding uncharacterized protein (EggNog:ENOG41) has protein sequence MSSSVVLEYTPDDIIYGYESGDAIKEQSEKLLKLIRDRIKLGTRRDPIIFIGHGLGGTIIKQSMIMAVNDRVKYEDISFSATSFSSKIFLHCPHQIATPWEAFDCAVKWFAPVVDSKSPFPIQPIELLTATVVETNELFLETGITQISKVAPIFSTEGNPSVQATYSLGILHEALFPIKVCDSDEKLEDIIRSLFGAARVSYASLIKDWWLPAVNTFIHPIQKANYSPWKEAETTSWLEKNDEYVRLRDRRGAYAFSVFGQNTQSAAHTLQRSVANLDGKPEAKNCLVLQFTFEQHDARRNTALSMATSLVCQILVAAKAADLDTKVFDHWHVRRSWSLFDALSILTSLSRKLDILCLLHNADQCESSSLDTFIQHFKRIIMQTERQFKLCLMTSVKLDKYRFLSLDSNELGDSGSAQFPEEMKENTNVRCARQSSNIFPNSAIAKDAPHIDSEAIHNIFIGVTDTSLRDALVLQATKANSSFLIQNLLSLKKPITQQSLFSQLLSHISQSEQSLVKTTLSWILFALRPLSIQELATVISWAKDRQFLGNSAHDRKFCFQLVSPILTLLPGILEIDNNEVKIVHPAIRDFFFEQRNEWFSADIKDHRNIVLLCLEILQLEDFQSWQTQYIPYEQQDGEVKALPRSIHEDRSTLHWYITLNWPEHFRLLSQSHRPIKEVKQFFAPTNKMIWAGWAKSKWILSNHFSRGCNPDQFKSPLPLLAELADTQLFVDGVKELGELAELSNDFSAAIAQAASMNSIEIVDYILGEKDNARLSLEQAFSTTSITYEVEMLIHLIQAAPDNYAWPSSLMVRAAELGQEGVVKALLDRGCSPNIRLPHRNMKPLLCAANNGHAAICGLLLAHGAELSVSPGDNAVIDLAIASPDGGEVVKLLRRHGVNVTAALLTSCELGHFKILEAFEDEIKQEKPPRFLPNMYITKSIALDFGFTVAAIVDILRLDGQDLDVLMRNAIDGGRQQVVRQLLATGVEAGDAMVHHACRVNRINLAIVKLLVKHTRSITNSCAVLVEVAEKGDLTCLRYLIDRGFDVNISGPDDLSPLMVAARHGHLECARCLLGRGADVNWRDIFDESALVEATANGHFAVAQLLLDYGAVAKGARLEGGLLLHLCSSSPSIMERILQQKVDVNAKNRFGSTPLHKASENGPVDSVNLLIEHNADLEPLDKDGHTPLALAVQAGELTTIKALLGGGADVNFSLNKNGCSALHYANSAETIGLLLQYGANVHSTNNYGQTPLHCRVDNKQPDVFSIKRLLDAGANINQEDDDGNTPLFQSIVWKDESIIDYLLSRGADPTKRGWNLGTVLNAACLRDHPTVFDMLVNRYNANPHLSDIFGRLPIHLAATREIYRFRYLLDHGCGVEAVDRMGRTVLQWASQGDDVEVLKLVLSQPGVDVNQTDKDGWTALCWAARTGRTANVKALLESGAQEVGKARGENGEDWTHFVQTIATKGGEYTNCTLAGHGAISTKNHGVPIAAWLEA, from the exons ATGTCTTCTTC GGTTGTTCTGGAATATACTCCTGACGATATCATTTATGGTTATGAATCGGGAGATGCAATTAAGGAGCAATCGGAAAAGCTCCTGAAGTTGATTCGAGATAGGATCAAGCTT GGCACGCGCCGCGACCCCATAATATTTATCGGTCATGGCTTAGGCGGGACAATCATTAAGCAA TCCATGATCATGGCTGTAAATGACAGAGTAAAATATGAAGATATCAGTTTCTCGGCAACTTCCTTC TCGTCTAAGATCTTTCTTCATTGCCCCCATCAAATAGCTACACCGTGGGAGGCTTTCGATTGTGCCGTAAAGTGGTTTGCCCCAGTTGTGGACTCAAAGTCGCCCTTTCCTATACAACCTATTGAACTATTGACAGCCACGGTAGTAGAGACAAATGAACTGTTTCTAGAGACAGGAATAACACAAATCTCAAAAGTGGCACCGATATTTTCTACTGAAGGGAATCCCAGTGTCCAG GCTACCTATTCCCTTGGAATCCTTCATGAAGCACTTTTCCCAATAAAAGTGTGCGATAGCGACGAAAAACTTGAAGACATAATACGCAGCCTTTTCGGGGCGGCGAGAG TATCCTACGCCAGCTTGATAAAGGATTGGTGGCTACCAGCTGTAAACACTTTCATCCACCCCATTCAGAAGGCCAACTATTCACCAtggaaagaagcagaaactACTAGTTGGCTGGAGAAAAATGATGAATATGTTAGATTGCGAGATCGCAGAGGAGCTTATGCATTCTCGGTCTTTGGTCAGAACACCCAAAGTGCTGCACACACTCTCCAACGATCTGTTGCCAATCTGGATGGGAAACCGGAAGCTAAGAATTGCCTCGTCCTTCAATTTACTTTCGAACAGCATGATGCTCGGCGAAATACTGCCCTGTCGATGGCGACGTCATTGGTATGCCAAATACTGgttgctgccaaagccgcAGATCTAGATACGAAAGTCTTTGATCACTGGCACGTACGCCGGTCATGGTCTCTCTTTGATGCATTATCAATTCTCACTTCACTGAGCCGCAAGTTGGATATACTTTGCCTGCTCCATAATGCGGACCAGTGCGAATCGAGTTCGCTGGACACTTTTATCCAACACTTTAAGCGTATCATTATGCAGACTGAAAGACAGTTCAAACTATGCTTGATGACAAGTGTCAAATTGGACAAGTACAGATTTTTATCGCTTGATAGCAATGAATTGGGCGATTCTGGTTCTGCGCAATTCCCGgaggaaatgaaagaaaacacGAATGTGCGGTGCGCACGTCAATCTTCGAATATATTTCCCAACAGTGCCATCGCTAAAGATGCACCACATATCGACAGTGAAGCAATTCATAATATCTTCATTGGTGTTACTGATACGAGCTTGAGAGATGCACTTGTCTTACAGGCGACGAAAGCCAATTCTTCATTCCTCATTCAGAACCTCCTTTCTCTTAAGAAGCCAATCACTCAACAGTCTCTTTTCTCGCAACTTCTCAGCCACATTAGTCAATCCGAGCAAAGTCTCGTCAAAACAACATTGTCTTGGATCCTCTTTGCGTTGCGACCACTCAGCATACAGGAATTAGCTACTGTAATCTCCTGGGCGAAGGACCGTCAGTTTCTTGGCAACTCTGCTCATGACAGAAAATTCTGTTTCCAGCTTGTTTCTCCCATTTTAACTTTGTTACCTGGAATATTGGAGATTGACAACAACGAAGTCAAGATTGTCCATCCAGCTATTCgggatttcttctttgagcAAAGGAACGAGTGGTTCAGTGCTGACATCAAAGACCACCGCAACATTGTACTGCTCTGTTTGGAAATTCTACAATTGGAAGACTTCCAGTCATGGCAAACACAGTATATTCCGTATGAACAACAAGATGGTGAAGTGAAGGCTCTTCCCCGGTCAATCCACGAGGATCGATCGACTCTACACTGGTACATCACACTGAACTGGCCAGAACATTTCAGGCTTCTTTCCCAGTCTCACCGTCCCATCAAAGAAGTTAAGCAGTTCTTCGCTCCGACAAACAAAATGATATGGGCAGGCTGGGCAAAGTCAAAATGGATTCTTTCCAATCATTTCTCGAGGGGTTGTAATCCTGACCAATTCAAAAGTCCATTGCCTCTACTTGCTGAATTGGCAGATACGCAATTGTTCGTTGATGGGGTCAAGGAATTGGGAGAACTTGCAGAACTGTCAAACGATTTCTCAGCTGCAATTGCACAGGCTGCATCTATGAACAGTATTGAGATTGTTGATTATATCCTTGGCGAAAAGGATAATGCCCGACTCAGCCTCGAACAGGCATTCAGTACGACATCAATCACTTATGAAGTCGAGATGCTCATTCACCTCATCCAAGCTGCACCAGATAACTACGCCTGGCCAAGTTCTTTAATGGTGCGCGCAGCAGAATTGGGTCAAGAAGGAGTCGTAAAAGCTCTGCTTGACCGGGGTTGTTCGCCCAATATTCGCCTTCCGCATCGCAATATGAAGCCTTTGCTTTGCGCTGCTAATAATGGGCATGCCGCTATCTGTGGACTACTTCTTGCACACGGAGCAGAACTTTCTGTTTCTCCGGGGGATAACGCCGTTATAGATTTGGCAATCGCCTCACCAGATGGCGGTGAAGTGGTCAAGCTCCTCAGACGACATGGGGTTAATGTTACAGCTGCACTGCTCACTTCATGCGAATTGGGGCATTTTAAAATTTTGGAGGcgtttgaagatgagatAAAACAGGAGAAACCTCCAAGATTTCTCCCGAACATGTATATCACGAAATCAATCGCtctcgactttggcttcaCCGTTGCGGCGATTGTTGATATCCTTCGTTTGGACGGCCAAGATTTGGACGTCTTAATGCGCAATGCGATTGACGGAGGCAGACAACAGGTTGTTCGCCAACTATTAGCAACGGGAGTCGAAGCAGGGGACGCGATGGTTCATCACGCTTGTCGCGTTAACCGAATCAACCTAGCAATTGTCAAATTGCTTGTGAAACATACTCGGAGTATCACCAACTCTTGTGCCGTGTTAGTTGAGGTCGCCGAAAAGGGAGATTTAACCTGTTTGAGATATTTAATCGACCGCGGGTTCGATGTAAATATATCAGGGCCCGACGACCTATCACCCTTGATGGTGGCTGCGCGTCACGGACATCTTGAGTGTGCAAGATGCTTGCTTGGCAGAGGCGCAGATGTAAACTGGAGAGACATTTTCGATGAGTCAGCTCTAGTTGAAGCAACAGCAAATGGACACTTTGCAGTAGCACAATTATTGCTTGATTACGGAGCCGTTGCCAAAGGGGCACGTCTTGAAGGCGGACTTCTCCTTCATTTATGTTCCTCTTCTCCGAGTATAATGGAGCGAATTCTCCAGCAAAAAGTTGATGTCAACGCTAAAAATAGGTTTGGTTCTACACCTCTTCACAAAGCATCGGAAAATGGGCCTGTAGATTCCGTCAACTTGTTGATAGAACACAACGCTGACCTTGAGCCACTCGACAAAGATGGTCATACTCCGCTTGCTCTAGCCGTCCAAGCAGGAGAATTAACAACCATTAAAGCTCTGCTTGGGGGCGGAGCCGACGTTAATTTTTCACTTAATAAAAACGGTTGCTCGGCGCTTCACTACGCTAATTCTGCAGAAACGATTGGTCTTCTCCTTCAATACGGAGCGAACGTTCATTCCACCAATAATTACGGACAAACACCTCTGCACTGCCGAGTTGATAACAAACAACCAGATGTTTTTTCAATCAAGAGGCtccttgatgctggagcaaaTATaaatcaagaagatgatgatggcaatacACCACTCTTCCAGTCGATAGTGTGGAAGGATGAGTCCATCATTGATTACTTGCTCTCTAGAGGGGCTGATCCTACCAAAC GCGGCTGGAATTTAGGAACGGTTCTCAATGCTGCCTGCCTTCGAGACCATCCGACTGTCTTCGATATGCTTGTCAATAGATACAACGCGAATCCACATCTAAGTGACATTTTCGGTCGCTTACCAATACATCTTGCTGCGACCAGGGAGATTTACAGATTTCGGTATCTGTTAGATCATGGATGCGGCGTTGAAGCTGTGGATAGAATGGGCCGCACTGTCTTGCAATGGGCTTCGCAAGGCGACGACGTTGAAGTTTTGAAACTTGTTCTATCGCAGCCTGGAGTCGATGTTAACCAAACTGACAAAGATGGCTGGACGGCACTTTGTTGGGCAGCTCGGACTGGAAGAACCGCTAATGTCAAGGCTCTCCTTGAAAGCGGTGCTCAAGAGGTGGGAAAAGCTCGAGGTGAGAATGGAGAAGATTGGACG CATTTTGTGCAGACGATCGCGACAAAAGGCGGAGAATATACGAATTGCACTCTCGCCGGCCACGGGGCCATATCCACGAAGAATCACGGTGTGCCTATTGCTGCTTG GCTCGAGGCATAG
- a CDS encoding uncharacterized protein (EggNog:ENOG41): MKERGHQVEQMSKIYSEAERVIFWLGPGTVETDMLMESLRVLQHESIHHHFGDWSLQDDRWKNLWACMETTFESFHKKFRTLQREGLRQLLARPWFRRVWILQEVALAKAGIIVCGRKNVSARLFGLIPLFLEIKPDPHSQSVLDIMPSPWRKTSWWSKSPNLRTLLSSFGDSEATEPRDLVYALRGMSSDAAEKDGIIPDYDKSEENLVREVVQFVEHCELEGLPLETRPRSVRNLIKCLRALDLGRCMALAKRSSPHEIEMFLEKSKVRVNQEIFTTAVACDNTGEVVEILLRYRQREFILDDTILLPAAKNEIGAKGVFEVLFRYARGQITISDKALIAVAGNELCGDGIFEVILRYQGDRITIPEGVLAAAVENKQCGDRIIKVLARYREDKINLLANVSANALITAMENKQRGIIIFEALIRCLGDYIKISDEVLIKAAENEQYGDEIFIFLFHYQGYQIRISEGVLTAAAGNERRGDRIFEFLLRYLKDKTLNILLSQRPDLANFSKEIAITAAKNKGCGDRIINTLLSHRPDLAIFSENGVS, translated from the coding sequence ATGAAAGAAAGAGGACACCAAGTTGAACAGATGAGCAAGATCTATAGTGAAGCCGAGAGAGTGATTTTCTGGCTGGGGCCGGGAACAGTTGAAACGGATATGCTCATGGAATCTTTGCGAGTCTTGCAGCACGAGagcatccatcatcattttGGAGACTGGTCCCTCCAAGACGATCGCTGGAAGAATCTATGGGCTTGCATGGAGACAACGTTTGAAAGTTTCCACAAAAAATTCAGAACTTTACAACGCGAAGGCTTGCGACAGCTTCTAGCAAGGCCGTGGTTTCGCAGAGTCTGGATTCTACAGGAAGTGGCGCTGGCAAAGGCCGGGATCATTGTTTGCGGCAGGAAAAATGTGTCGGCCCGGCTCTTCGGCTTGATTCCTCTGTTTCTGGAAATAAAACCAGACCCGCACTCCCAATCTGTACTCGATATTATGCCAAGTCCATGGAGAAAGACTTCTTGGTGGAGCAAGAGTCCAAATCTTCGCACACTGCTATCAAGTTTTGGAGACAGCGAAGCGACGGAGCCACGGGATCTCGTATATGCTTTGCGAGGGATGTCATCGGATGCAGCAGAAAAGGATGGTATCATTCCTGATTATGACAAGTCAGAAGAAAATTTGGTGCGCGAAGTTGTTCAGTTTGTCGAACATTGTGAGCTGGAAGGTTTGCCATTAGAGACACGACCACGCTCTGTACGAAACTTGATTAAATGCCTGAGAGCTCTTGATTTGGGCCGTTGCATGGCCCTGGCAAAAAGATCATCACCGCATGAGATAGAAATGTTTCTTGAGAAGTCTAAAGTCAGGGTCAATCAAGAAATTTTCACGACGGCGGTAGCATGTGATAATACAGGCGAAGTGGTTGAAATATTGCTGCGATATCGTCAACGGGAATTCATACTCGACGACACAATCTTGTTACCTGCGGCAAAAAATGAGATCGGCGCAAAGGGGGTATTTGAAGTTCTCTTCCGTTACGCAAGAGGTCAAATCACGATCTCAGACAAGGCGCTTATAGCTGTTGCGGGAAACGAACTATGCGGCGATGGGATATTTGAAGTTATCCTCCGTTACCAAGGAGATCGAATCACAATCCCAGAAGGCGTGCTTGCAGCTGCCGTGGAGAACAAACAATGCGGCGATAGGATAATTAAAGTTCTCGCCCGTTACCGAGAAGACAAAATCAACCTCTTAGCCAACGTCTCAGCTAACGCGCTTATAACGGCTATGGAAAATAAACAACGCGGCATTATAATATTTGAAGCTCTCATTCGTTGTCTAGGAGACTACATCAAAATCTCAGATGAGGTGCTTATAAAGGCTGCGGAGAATGAACAATATGGGGATGagatttttatatttctctTCCATTATCAAGGATATCAAATCAGAATCTCAGAAGGCGTGCTTACAGCTGCCGCGGGAAACGAACGACGCGGCGATAGGATATTTGAATTTCTCCTCCGTTACCTAAAAGACAAAACTCTAAATATCTTGCTATCTCAACGCCCCGACTTAGCCAATTTCTCCAAAGAGATTGCTATAACTGCCGCGAAGAATAAGGGATGTGGCGATAGAATCATCAATACCCTCCTATCTCATCGCCCTGACTTAGCCATTTTCTCAGAAAACGGGGTTTCATAG